One genomic window of Micromonospora sp. WMMD1128 includes the following:
- a CDS encoding amino acid adenylation domain-containing protein, translating to MTGRTPASRKEAALWLLERLVPDSAPNNLTLAFQVEGRLDEARLTAALRAILARYETLRTVYHSVGSTLEKEVVAPGDFDVPLERLPDGDPQVFVVRPFTFDGRPLVRAGMRRDADGDVVCLAFHHLVYDIISGSIILADLIRAYDALATPEPLPAELRAEVPSFTEAEPAAESVEFWRTELAGYDPAALGLACGAPDADQPSLRGDQVTHRLSASTREIVRRLPKEVRAPEAVILLTAFQLLLAAHGSGPDLAVGTPVNVRGKVAAGAVGHHTNVLPIRARIDRRESFRTLVRRVRDTYFGALMNAVVPEEDIARLVPRTADNRRPRLTRHLFNYFPLQQARFRIGGLDARPLVIDNGFSKYDLEFFVASADDGIDLVARFATDVLDRDDVVALLHRYEALLTMLGDTVDTPTGELAVWSATDHAVIEAANETAHDIPFDTVVAAVRHHALATPDAVAIRDETGPVSYRQLWFAAAGAAQRLHGAGVRPGDLVAIAAARDATLIANALGVWLCGAGYLPVDPEHPAHRVQHVLRDSGARVVLADHPVEAAPDRPVTVLALHDAHGTDVPPDGPLPAVPHEPGPDERAYLIYTSGSSGRPKGVSIRHRSIANAAAHYVDILDATRSDVTLWLTTFAFDMANLEMYVPLYSGGQIAVAADEARSNGVALRAAIEQHQPHILQATPTTWRIVLDQVADQLSGRRVVTGAEIVQVDIARRLLDTGCELHHAYGPTETTTWATWARVDRIEGDRLDVGGPIWNTYLGVAAEDGRQLPVGVRGEVWIAGDGVALGYHERDDLNAERFGTHPVHGRFYRTGDVGRWRSDGTIELFGRSDRQIKLRGNRIELGEVEAALLSHPEVRAVAVVAVGDRSADARLVAFVETTGDAEVSAALWEHARAELPHASIPQEFHPVDALPVNANEKVDYPRLEQLAGHAHRDRSTAPSHPDLGDPTPDGADPLVTRLVGHWRAILGHDEVDADANFFTSGGHSLAGAQLLQQIQDDIGVPLKLADLFDAPTPAGLAARVRELDAEPAV from the coding sequence GTGACGGGACGGACCCCGGCCAGCCGGAAGGAAGCCGCCCTGTGGCTGTTGGAGCGCCTCGTTCCGGACAGCGCGCCGAACAACCTGACCCTGGCGTTCCAGGTCGAGGGCCGGCTGGACGAAGCCCGGCTGACCGCCGCGCTGCGGGCGATCCTCGCCCGCTACGAGACGCTGCGCACGGTCTACCACTCGGTCGGCTCGACGCTGGAGAAGGAGGTCGTCGCCCCCGGCGACTTCGACGTGCCGCTGGAGCGGCTGCCGGACGGTGACCCGCAGGTCTTCGTCGTCCGCCCGTTCACCTTCGACGGCCGGCCGCTGGTGCGGGCCGGGATGCGCCGGGACGCCGACGGCGACGTCGTCTGCCTCGCCTTCCACCACCTCGTCTACGACATCATCTCCGGCTCGATCATCCTCGCCGACCTGATCCGGGCCTACGACGCGCTGGCCACGCCGGAACCGTTGCCGGCCGAGCTGCGCGCCGAGGTGCCGTCGTTCACCGAGGCGGAGCCGGCGGCCGAGAGCGTCGAGTTCTGGCGTACCGAGCTGGCCGGATACGACCCGGCGGCGCTCGGCCTGGCGTGCGGCGCGCCCGACGCGGACCAGCCGAGCCTGCGCGGCGACCAGGTCACCCACCGGCTCAGCGCGTCGACCCGGGAGATCGTTCGGCGGCTGCCGAAGGAGGTGCGCGCGCCCGAGGCGGTCATCCTGCTCACCGCCTTCCAACTGCTGCTCGCCGCGCACGGGTCCGGGCCGGACCTCGCCGTCGGCACGCCGGTGAACGTGCGCGGCAAGGTGGCCGCCGGCGCCGTCGGCCACCACACGAACGTGCTGCCGATCCGCGCCCGGATCGACCGGCGGGAGAGTTTCCGCACCCTGGTCCGCCGGGTCCGGGACACCTACTTCGGCGCGCTGATGAACGCCGTCGTGCCGGAGGAGGACATCGCCCGGCTGGTGCCGCGTACCGCAGACAACAGGCGCCCGCGGCTCACCCGGCACCTGTTCAACTACTTCCCCCTCCAGCAGGCCCGGTTCCGCATCGGCGGCCTGGACGCCCGCCCGCTCGTCATCGACAACGGCTTCAGCAAGTACGACCTGGAGTTCTTCGTCGCCTCGGCGGACGACGGCATCGACCTGGTCGCCCGCTTCGCCACCGACGTGCTGGACCGGGACGACGTGGTGGCGCTGCTGCACCGCTACGAGGCCCTGCTGACCATGTTGGGCGACACCGTCGACACCCCGACCGGTGAGCTCGCCGTCTGGTCCGCCACCGACCACGCGGTCATCGAGGCGGCGAACGAAACCGCCCACGACATCCCCTTCGACACGGTCGTCGCCGCCGTTCGCCACCACGCGCTCGCCACCCCCGACGCCGTCGCGATCCGCGACGAGACCGGCCCGGTCAGCTACCGCCAGCTGTGGTTCGCCGCGGCCGGCGCGGCCCAGCGGCTGCACGGGGCCGGCGTCCGCCCCGGCGACCTCGTCGCCATCGCCGCCGCCCGGGACGCCACCCTGATCGCCAACGCGCTCGGGGTCTGGCTGTGCGGGGCCGGCTATCTGCCCGTCGACCCGGAACACCCGGCCCACCGGGTGCAGCACGTGCTGCGCGACTCCGGCGCCCGCGTCGTGCTCGCCGACCATCCGGTGGAGGCGGCGCCGGACCGCCCGGTCACCGTCCTGGCGCTGCACGACGCCCACGGCACGGACGTGCCGCCGGACGGTCCGTTGCCCGCGGTCCCGCACGAGCCCGGCCCCGACGAGCGCGCCTACCTGATCTACACCTCCGGGTCCAGCGGGCGGCCCAAGGGCGTCTCGATCCGGCACCGCAGCATCGCGAACGCCGCCGCCCACTACGTGGACATCCTGGACGCGACCCGGTCCGACGTCACGCTCTGGCTCACCACGTTCGCCTTCGACATGGCCAACCTGGAGATGTACGTGCCGCTCTACAGCGGCGGGCAGATCGCCGTCGCCGCCGACGAGGCCCGCAGCAACGGCGTGGCGCTGCGCGCGGCGATCGAACAACACCAGCCGCACATCCTCCAGGCCACCCCGACCACCTGGCGGATCGTGCTCGACCAGGTCGCCGACCAGCTCAGCGGACGGCGCGTGGTGACCGGGGCGGAGATCGTGCAGGTGGACATCGCCCGCCGGCTGCTGGACACCGGCTGCGAGCTGCACCACGCGTACGGGCCGACCGAGACCACCACGTGGGCGACCTGGGCGCGGGTCGACCGGATCGAGGGTGACCGGCTCGACGTCGGTGGCCCGATCTGGAACACCTACCTGGGTGTCGCCGCCGAGGACGGCCGCCAACTGCCGGTCGGTGTCCGCGGCGAGGTCTGGATCGCCGGGGACGGCGTCGCCCTCGGCTACCACGAGCGGGACGACCTCAACGCGGAACGGTTCGGCACGCACCCGGTGCACGGCCGCTTCTACCGCACCGGCGACGTCGGGCGCTGGCGGTCGGACGGCACCATCGAGCTGTTCGGCCGCTCCGACCGCCAGATCAAGCTGCGGGGCAACCGCATCGAGCTGGGCGAGGTCGAGGCGGCCCTGCTCAGCCACCCGGAGGTGCGGGCGGTCGCGGTCGTCGCGGTCGGCGACCGCAGCGCCGACGCCCGCCTGGTCGCGTTCGTCGAGACCACCGGCGACGCGGAGGTCTCGGCGGCGCTGTGGGAGCACGCCCGGGCCGAACTGCCGCACGCCTCGATTCCGCAGGAGTTCCACCCCGTCGACGCGCTGCCGGTCAACGCCAACGAGAAGGTGGACTATCCCCGGCTGGAGCAGCTCGCCGGCCACGCCCACCGGGACCGGTCCACCGCACCGTCGCACCCCGACCTCGGCGACCCGACGCCCGACGGCGCCGACCCGCTGGTGACGCGGCTCGTCGGGCACTGGCGCGCCATCCTCGGCCACGACGAGGTCGACGCCGACGCCAACTTCTTCACCAGCGGCGGCCACTCCCTCGCCGGGGCGCAGTTGCTCCAGCAGATCCAGGACGACATCGGTGTCCCGCTCAAGCTGGCCGACCTCTTCGACGCACCCACCCCGGCCGGGCTGGCCGCGCGGGTCCGCGAACTCGACGCCGAACCGGCCGTGTGA